The following proteins are co-located in the Hominilimicola fabiformis genome:
- a CDS encoding V-type ATP synthase subunit A, whose protein sequence is MANTKGQIFGINGPVVKVKGSDSFEMQEMVYVGNEELIGEVIGVTSDTTIVQVYEETTGLKKGEPVVGTGGPLSITLAPGILSDIFDGIERPLKEIRNMSGSFIGRGLKVTNLDERKTWNVEMVAKQGDYVTGGDIIAVTQETSLIEHRIMIPPNIKGKIEWIAPNGNYTIVDIIAKVKSDDEIIDITMKQKWPIKKARPYTQRQPISRPLVTGQRVIDTMFPLAKGGAAAVPGGFGTGKTMTQHQLAKWCDADIIVYIGCGERGNEMTQVLDEFSELIDPKSNRPLLDRTMLIANTSNMPVAAREASIYTGVTIAEYYRDMGYDVALMADSTSRWAEALREISGRLEEMPAEEGFPAYLASRLSAFYERAGYVTNLNGSEGSVSIIGAVSPQGGDFSEPVTQNTKRFIRCFWALDKSLAYARHYPAIQWLNSYSEYIGEVTDWYAQNVSPDFMEKRNKMMAILQEESSLMEIVKLIGADVLPDSQKATLEVAKTIRVGFLQQNAFHADDTYVPLEKQNKMMDTILLFDKRIKECVEKGVVLSKVSESGIAEDIIRIKYTIGNDNIDGPFHDLQRKINETFDKLIYNHES, encoded by the coding sequence ATGGCTAATACAAAAGGTCAGATATTCGGTATAAACGGCCCGGTCGTAAAAGTAAAGGGTTCAGATTCCTTTGAAATGCAGGAAATGGTATATGTCGGTAATGAAGAACTTATCGGCGAAGTTATCGGCGTAACTTCCGATACTACTATTGTACAGGTTTACGAGGAAACGACAGGTCTTAAAAAGGGTGAACCTGTAGTCGGTACGGGCGGTCCTTTGTCAATAACTCTTGCTCCGGGTATATTGTCTGATATTTTTGACGGTATCGAAAGACCGTTGAAAGAAATAAGAAATATGTCAGGCTCATTCATCGGCAGAGGTTTAAAGGTTACTAATCTTGACGAAAGAAAAACTTGGAATGTGGAAATGGTTGCGAAACAAGGCGACTATGTTACAGGCGGTGACATCATTGCCGTAACACAGGAAACAAGCCTTATCGAGCACAGAATTATGATTCCGCCGAATATCAAAGGTAAAATCGAATGGATTGCTCCGAACGGCAACTACACTATTGTTGATATTATCGCAAAGGTAAAGAGCGATGACGAAATTATCGACATAACAATGAAACAAAAATGGCCTATCAAAAAGGCAAGACCTTATACACAGCGTCAGCCTATTTCAAGACCGCTTGTAACGGGTCAGAGAGTAATCGATACAATGTTCCCGCTTGCAAAAGGCGGTGCGGCAGCTGTTCCGGGCGGTTTCGGTACCGGTAAAACTATGACACAGCATCAGCTTGCGAAGTGGTGTGATGCGGATATTATCGTATATATCGGCTGCGGTGAACGTGGTAACGAAATGACACAGGTACTTGACGAGTTCTCTGAACTTATCGACCCTAAGTCAAACAGACCGCTTTTGGACAGAACAATGCTTATTGCTAATACTTCAAATATGCCGGTTGCAGCGCGTGAAGCAAGTATTTACACAGGTGTTACAATTGCGGAATATTACAGAGATATGGGTTATGACGTTGCGCTTATGGCTGACTCAACATCACGTTGGGCTGAGGCACTTCGTGAAATATCGGGTCGTCTTGAAGAAATGCCTGCGGAAGAAGGTTTCCCTGCATATCTTGCTTCAAGACTTTCGGCTTTCTATGAAAGAGCGGGATATGTTACAAATCTTAACGGCAGTGAGGGTTCTGTATCAATTATCGGTGCGGTATCACCACAGGGCGGTGACTTCTCAGAACCGGTAACACAGAATACAAAGCGTTTTATCAGATGTTTCTGGGCACTTGACAAGTCGCTTGCATATGCAAGACACTATCCGGCTATTCAGTGGCTTAACAGTTACAGTGAATATATCGGTGAAGTTACTGATTGGTATGCTCAAAATGTTTCTCCGGACTTTATGGAAAAGAGAAATAAGATGATGGCAATTTTGCAAGAAGAAAGCAGTCTTATGGAAATCGTTAAGCTAATCGGTGCAGACGTTCTTCCTGACAGTCAAAAGGCTACTTTGGAGGTTGCAAAGACAATCAGAGTAGGTTTCTTGCAACAAAATGCTTTCCATGCGGACGATACATATGTACCGCTTGAAAAGCAAAATAAGATGATGGATACAATTCTTCTTTTTGATAAGAGAATTAAAGAATGTGTCGAAAAGGGCGTTGTGCTTTCAAAGGTGAGCGAAAGCGGAATTGCCGAGGACATTATCAGAATTAAATACACGATTGGAAATGACAATATTGATGGTCCGTTCCATGATTTACAGAGAAAAATCAACGAAACATTTGACAAGTTGATTTATAACCATGAAAGCTAA
- a CDS encoding V-type ATP synthase subunit E: MESNNLTEKLNTFTSLVLKDAEQKREKLLENVQKEYSERIDAKENELLQGAYENIQQNIQSAQKSANERVLHAELDSKKKLIMRREEIIDDVMKLSRAKIVEFIESDKYEEWLLSKIEKALFEVGKGSKTIYISSDDIKLKEKIEQIPDTSRITVEASGEKDFLGGAKILNTDRKVAVDYSFKEMLSEEKQKFLQSSGLALG; encoded by the coding sequence ATGGAAAGCAATAACTTAACAGAAAAACTCAATACCTTTACATCGCTTGTTCTCAAAGATGCGGAACAGAAAAGAGAAAAATTACTTGAGAATGTTCAAAAGGAATATTCAGAGAGAATAGATGCAAAGGAAAACGAGCTTTTGCAGGGTGCATATGAGAATATTCAGCAGAATATTCAATCCGCTCAAAAAAGTGCAAATGAGAGAGTTCTTCACGCAGAGCTTGATTCAAAGAAAAAACTTATCATGCGTCGTGAAGAAATTATTGATGACGTAATGAAACTTTCGAGAGCAAAAATCGTTGAATTTATCGAGAGCGATAAATACGAAGAATGGCTTTTAAGCAAGATTGAAAAGGCTTTATTTGAAGTTGGAAAAGGTTCAAAGACAATTTATATCTCATCAGACGATATAAAGCTTAAAGAAAAAATTGAACAGATTCCCGACACGTCAAGAATTACGGTTGAGGCATCGGGTGAAAAAGATTTTCTTGGCGGTGCGAAGATTTTAAATACAGACAGAAAGGTTGCTGTTGACTATTCATTCAAGGAAATGCTGTCAGAAGAAAAGCAGAAATTCCTTCAAAGCAGTGGATTGGCACTGGGTTAA
- a CDS encoding V-type ATP synthase subunit F — translation MKMYLISDNIDTQIGMRLVGIDGCVAHDSETITAEIKKAVNDPELGILIFTEKAAAMVKEYLNHLKITLHTPLIIEIPDRHGSRDIANSINNMVQESIGLKL, via the coding sequence ATGAAAATGTATTTAATCAGTGACAACATTGATACACAAATCGGTATGCGACTTGTGGGTATAGACGGATGTGTTGCTCACGACAGCGAAACTATTACTGCAGAAATTAAAAAGGCTGTAAACGACCCGGAACTTGGTATTTTGATATTTACGGAAAAAGCGGCGGCAATGGTTAAAGAATATCTTAACCATCTTAAAATTACATTGCACACTCCGCTTATCATAGAAATACCGGACAGACACGGCAGTCGTGATATTGCTAACAGTATCAACAATATGGTTCAAGAGTCAATCGGTCTTAAACTTTAA
- a CDS encoding ATP synthase subunit C, whose product MLMKILFALIALTVIVPVALYYKSGKTKGKECLLMNAISFFSILGVGVICTLGGGVSALAAGTGAEAGLTVGEGLKFIGAALSTGLSGVGGGIAVASAASAAIGAMSENEKIMGKTLIFVALAEGIALYGLVISILILNS is encoded by the coding sequence ATGTTAATGAAAATTTTATTCGCTTTAATCGCACTTACAGTAATCGTTCCTGTTGCTTTGTATTATAAGTCAGGCAAGACAAAAGGTAAGGAATGCCTTTTGATGAACGCAATCTCATTCTTCAGTATTCTTGGTGTCGGCGTTATCTGCACACTTGGCGGCGGAGTTAGCGCTCTTGCGGCAGGTACAGGTGCTGAAGCCGGTCTTACAGTCGGTGAAGGTCTAAAGTTCATCGGTGCGGCTCTTTCAACAGGTCTTAGCGGTGTCGGCGGTGGTATCGCCGTTGCATCAGCTGCATCAGCTGCTATCGGTGCAATGAGTGAAAATGAAAAGATTATGGGTAAAACTCTTATCTTCGTTGCCCTGGCAGAAGGTATCGCACTATACGGTCTTGTAATATCTATATTGATTCTTAATTCATAA
- a CDS encoding V-type ATP synthase subunit I: MAIVKMKAVTIAAQISEFDTVVEKYVYGRDIHLENAMSVISNRGKLKNFEENNEYDIVAKNALSIMNLANYTVNKKLIAPESVKLGDMQNFIDGINERIEEERNQSDELSERIKANEAAVEQLNLMLSMDVDLSKIFKFEFIRCRFGHIPKTGYKTLITYLDNLETFFIKTAEDATDVWGFYFAPLLKERKIEEVFNSLYFEPMDISEDYVGTPLEIKRGLLNQNQKLKQQIEELSAKTAEMISSSADKLCGIYNLAKKRHQFSEVRRNAIHGDMFFYIVGWMDEKSAKSLEKEINGSDDVVMFYMEDAEDVKDIQPPTKLKNNPVFKPFEMFVKMYGLPSYTEIDPTGILAVTYILFFGIMFGDVGQSLVLAIAGFIVYKVKKWDLGGIVGMVGISGVIFGFIYGSFFGNEEIIPELFHTTALNPMNEIALMLGGTIGMGVLIIIFGMVLNVINALKSKELGEALFGHNGVAGLVFYIGALLLAGNLFLKWGIPTFVFVAIIILAVLCMYLCEPLGKLVEGKKDWLPRNGMFFVENLFEMFEVILSFFTNTISFLRIGAFAIVHVGMMMVVAILSQSGGVGGVIVQVIGNVLVMVLEGLIVGIQVLRLEYYEMFSRYFSGRGKEFMSLRDK; this comes from the coding sequence ATGGCAATCGTAAAGATGAAAGCCGTAACTATTGCCGCTCAAATCAGTGAATTTGATACGGTCGTTGAAAAGTACGTTTACGGCAGAGATATTCATCTTGAAAATGCTATGTCGGTAATTTCAAACAGAGGCAAGCTGAAAAACTTTGAGGAAAACAATGAATACGACATAGTTGCAAAAAATGCGTTAAGCATTATGAATCTTGCTAACTACACAGTGAACAAGAAATTGATTGCTCCCGAAAGTGTAAAGCTCGGCGATATGCAAAATTTTATTGACGGAATAAACGAGCGTATCGAAGAAGAGCGTAACCAAAGCGACGAGCTTTCAGAGAGAATAAAGGCAAATGAAGCGGCGGTTGAGCAGCTTAATCTAATGCTCAGTATGGACGTGGATTTGTCGAAAATTTTCAAGTTTGAATTTATAAGATGCAGATTCGGACATATTCCGAAAACAGGTTATAAAACGCTTATAACTTACCTTGACAATCTTGAAACTTTCTTCATTAAGACTGCGGAGGACGCAACAGATGTATGGGGCTTTTACTTCGCACCGCTTTTGAAAGAGAGAAAGATTGAAGAAGTATTTAATTCTCTGTATTTTGAACCTATGGACATATCAGAGGATTACGTTGGTACTCCGCTTGAAATAAAGCGTGGATTATTAAACCAAAATCAAAAATTAAAACAGCAGATTGAAGAACTCAGTGCAAAGACCGCCGAGATGATTTCAAGCAGTGCGGATAAACTTTGCGGAATTTACAATCTTGCGAAGAAACGTCATCAATTCTCCGAAGTAAGAAGAAATGCCATTCACGGCGATATGTTCTTCTATATAGTAGGTTGGATGGATGAAAAGAGTGCAAAGTCGCTTGAAAAAGAGATTAACGGTTCAGATGACGTTGTGATGTTCTATATGGAGGACGCAGAGGACGTCAAGGATATTCAGCCGCCTACAAAGCTGAAAAATAATCCTGTATTTAAACCGTTTGAAATGTTCGTTAAAATGTATGGACTTCCGAGTTATACGGAAATTGATCCGACAGGCATACTTGCCGTAACGTATATACTGTTCTTTGGTATAATGTTCGGTGACGTAGGTCAGAGCCTTGTGCTTGCGATAGCAGGCTTTATAGTTTACAAAGTCAAGAAATGGGACTTGGGCGGTATTGTCGGAATGGTCGGAATATCTGGTGTGATATTCGGATTTATATACGGAAGTTTCTTCGGAAATGAAGAAATAATCCCTGAATTGTTCCATACAACAGCGTTAAACCCTATGAATGAAATAGCGTTAATGCTGGGCGGTACGATTGGTATGGGCGTGCTGATAATTATATTCGGTATGGTATTGAATGTTATAAACGCACTGAAAAGTAAGGAACTTGGCGAAGCACTGTTCGGACATAACGGTGTCGCGGGCTTGGTGTTCTATATAGGCGCACTTCTTCTTGCCGGTAACTTGTTCTTAAAGTGGGGTATACCGACATTCGTATTTGTGGCAATTATTATTTTGGCAGTGCTTTGTATGTACTTATGCGAGCCGCTTGGTAAGCTTGTAGAGGGTAAAAAGGACTGGCTGCCGAGAAACGGAATGTTCTTTGTGGAAAACTTGTTTGAAATGTTTGAAGTAATTTTGAGTTTCTTCACAAATACAATCTCATTCCTAAGAATAGGCGCTTTTGCAATAGTCCATGTAGGTATGATGATGGTTGTTGCAATTCTTTCTCAAAGCGGCGGTGTAGGCGGAGTTATTGTACAAGTAATCGGTAACGTACTTGTTATGGTTCTTGAAGGTCTTATCGTCGGAATACAGGTACTTCGTCTGGAGTATTACGAAATGTTCTCAAGATACTTCTCAGGCAGAGGTAAAGAATTTATGTCACTTCGTGATAAATAA
- a CDS encoding V0D/AC39 family V-type ATPase subunit codes for MSVEYSAIAAKLKAMYSKFLTRDDYEQLLERKSVNDICSYLKSTPGYGEVLEQVNERDIHRGQMEILLEQEMVDEYVRLYNFMDNSKRTVMEFWFMRREIAFLKREIRYIYTHEERSNDEVNQSKFDAFFETHTKINREIMHNAKSLSDCIEACKNTPYSEPLQRAENIGADSFSMGMVLDTYYYKSIWHTASVALDKTQENLFKRLIGTKIDMLNLMWIYRGKKYFEFTNEIIFTYLLPVRYRLTEEVIKQLVNADSVERFIDIVNQSTAYGKLFEDYDKGRFPEGNYRYIYNRLSKSIFVTHPESMVAVYAYMNLKEVELNNITTIIEGIRYNLNPDFIRTHIGLE; via the coding sequence ATGAGCGTGGAATACAGTGCAATCGCCGCTAAATTAAAGGCGATGTATTCAAAATTTCTGACAAGAGATGACTATGAACAGCTCCTTGAAAGAAAAAGCGTAAATGACATATGCAGTTATCTTAAAAGTACACCCGGCTACGGTGAAGTTCTTGAACAGGTGAATGAGAGAGATATTCACAGAGGTCAGATGGAAATCCTGCTTGAACAGGAAATGGTTGACGAATACGTCAGACTATATAATTTCATGGACAATTCAAAGAGAACCGTTATGGAATTTTGGTTTATGCGCAGAGAGATTGCATTTTTGAAACGTGAGATAAGATATATCTATACTCACGAGGAAAGAAGTAATGATGAGGTAAACCAAAGCAAATTTGACGCTTTCTTTGAAACACACACGAAAATAAATCGTGAGATAATGCATAATGCAAAATCCCTGTCGGATTGTATCGAGGCTTGTAAAAACACTCCTTACAGCGAGCCGCTGCAACGAGCGGAAAATATAGGCGCGGATTCATTTTCGATGGGTATGGTGCTGGACACATATTACTATAAGTCAATATGGCATACAGCATCGGTCGCTCTTGATAAGACACAGGAGAATTTATTTAAAAGGCTTATCGGAACAAAAATAGATATGCTGAATCTTATGTGGATTTACAGGGGCAAAAAATATTTTGAATTTACAAATGAAATAATTTTCACCTATCTTCTGCCTGTCAGATACAGATTGACGGAAGAGGTAATCAAACAGCTTGTAAATGCAGATTCTGTTGAAAGGTTTATTGATATTGTAAATCAATCGACCGCATACGGAAAGTTGTTTGAAGATTATGATAAGGGAAGATTTCCCGAAGGCAATTACAGGTATATTTATAACCGGTTATCAAAAAGTATATTTGTAACTCATCCCGAGTCGATGGTTGCGGTATATGCCTATATGAACCTAAAGGAAGTTGAACTTAATAACATTACGACCATTATCGAGGGGATAAGATACAACTTAAATCCTGATTTTATCCGCACACATATTGGTCTTGAGTAG
- a CDS encoding PFL family protein, whose product MINPFEVIETIKMVDEENLDIRTITMGISLKSCAGPDVDTVCEKVYEKITTYAKDLVKTGEDIEAQFGIPIINKRISVTPIATLVDALEEPTVEKCVKIAKTLDKAAKKTGVNFIGGYTALVHKDYTNGERILIESIPEALAATDLVCSSVNVGSTRAGINMDAVKQMGQIVKRAAELTADTQGFACAKLVVFCNAVEDNPFMAGAFLGEGEGECVINVGVSGPGVVKCALEKVKGEDFGVVAETIKKTAFKITRMGQLVAQEASKRLNVPFGIVDLSLAPTPAVGDSVAYILEEMGLEMCGTHGTTAALALLNDAVKKGGIMASGYVGGLSGAFIPVSEDAGMIAAATDGVLTLEKLEAMTCVCSVGLDMIVIPGDTTAETISAIIADEAAIGMVNTKTTAVRVIPAPGKVEGDVVEFGGLLGTGPVMPVKKYSSAEFINRGGRIPAPLQSLKN is encoded by the coding sequence ATGATTAATCCCTTTGAAGTAATAGAAACTATAAAAATGGTTGACGAGGAAAACCTTGATATAAGAACTATAACAATGGGTATTTCTCTAAAAAGCTGTGCCGGTCCTGACGTTGATACAGTTTGCGAAAAAGTGTATGAAAAAATCACAACTTACGCAAAAGACCTTGTAAAAACCGGTGAGGACATTGAGGCTCAATTCGGTATTCCGATTATCAACAAGAGAATTTCGGTAACTCCGATAGCTACTTTGGTGGACGCATTGGAAGAACCTACTGTTGAAAAATGTGTTAAAATCGCAAAAACTCTTGACAAAGCCGCTAAAAAGACAGGCGTAAACTTTATAGGCGGTTATACGGCACTTGTGCATAAAGATTATACGAACGGTGAGAGAATACTTATTGAGTCAATTCCTGAAGCACTTGCCGCAACAGATCTTGTATGTTCAAGCGTTAATGTGGGTTCGACAAGAGCCGGTATCAATATGGACGCTGTTAAACAGATGGGTCAGATTGTTAAGAGAGCGGCTGAACTTACTGCCGATACACAAGGATTTGCGTGTGCAAAGCTTGTTGTATTCTGCAACGCGGTTGAGGATAATCCGTTTATGGCGGGTGCGTTCCTTGGCGAAGGCGAGGGTGAATGTGTTATAAATGTCGGCGTAAGCGGTCCGGGTGTTGTTAAATGTGCACTTGAAAAGGTTAAAGGCGAGGACTTCGGTGTTGTTGCCGAAACTATTAAAAAGACTGCATTTAAGATTACAAGAATGGGACAGCTTGTTGCACAAGAAGCGTCAAAACGTCTTAACGTACCTTTCGGTATCGTAGATTTGTCACTTGCTCCGACACCTGCCGTTGGCGACAGCGTGGCTTATATTTTGGAGGAAATGGGACTTGAAATGTGTGGTACTCACGGTACAACAGCCGCACTTGCACTGCTTAACGATGCAGTTAAAAAAGGCGGTATTATGGCGTCAGGTTATGTCGGCGGACTTTCGGGTGCATTTATCCCTGTAAGTGAGGACGCAGGTATGATTGCAGCGGCAACAGACGGCGTACTTACTCTTGAAAAACTTGAGGCAATGACTTGCGTATGTTCCGTAGGTTTGGATATGATTGTTATACCGGGCGACACAACTGCCGAAACTATTTCGGCGATTATAGCCGACGAAGCGGCAATTGGAATGGTCAACACAAAGACAACAGCAGTAAGAGTTATCCCTGCACCGGGTAAGGTTGAGGGTGACGTGGTTGAATTCGGCGGACTTTTGGGAACAGGTCCCGTAATGCCGGTTAAAAAGTATTCAAGTGCCGAATTTATAAACAGAGGCGGCAGAATTCCTGCACCGCTTCAAAGTTTGAAAAATTAA
- a CDS encoding ACT domain-containing protein, which yields MKAVVTVIGKDQKGIIAKISNILFENGVNILDISQTIMQDMFTMIMLVNFENENVTVKQISEKFEQAEKDMGLSIHVQREEIFTSMHRI from the coding sequence GTGAAAGCAGTAGTTACCGTAATAGGCAAGGACCAAAAGGGCATAATAGCTAAAATCAGTAATATATTATTTGAAAACGGAGTAAATATTCTTGATATTTCTCAAACAATAATGCAGGATATGTTCACAATGATAATGCTTGTGAATTTTGAAAATGAGAATGTTACAGTAAAGCAAATCAGTGAAAAATTTGAACAGGCTGAAAAGGATATGGGGCTTTCAATCCATGTGCAGAGAGAAGAAATCTTCACATCAATGCACAGAATATAA
- the rlmB gene encoding 23S rRNA (guanosine(2251)-2'-O)-methyltransferase RlmB → MNDKIIGRNPVLEAIRSGRSVDKILVKKGKYEGSIVPIIKKAKDAGIIIQEVERAKLDQIAEGENHQGVIAYVSAYDYVSVKDILDKAREKNEPPFVIICDKITDPHNLGAILRTANCVGAHGVIIPKRNSVGLNSVVAKTSAGAVEYTPVAKVTNIANTIDSLKDEGLWIAAADMDGQEMYDIDLKGSLGLVIGSEGEGISRLVREKCDFIASIPMAGEINSLNASVAAGVLMYEALRQRRK, encoded by the coding sequence GTGAATGATAAAATTATAGGAAGAAATCCTGTTTTGGAGGCAATTCGTTCAGGTCGCAGCGTGGATAAAATCCTTGTTAAAAAGGGTAAGTACGAGGGCTCTATTGTTCCGATTATCAAGAAAGCAAAGGACGCAGGAATTATAATTCAAGAGGTCGAGAGAGCTAAGCTTGACCAAATCGCAGAGGGTGAAAACCATCAGGGCGTTATTGCATATGTGAGTGCATACGACTATGTGAGCGTGAAGGATATTCTTGATAAAGCTCGTGAAAAAAATGAGCCGCCTTTCGTTATTATTTGTGATAAAATAACCGATCCGCATAATTTGGGTGCAATATTGAGAACTGCAAATTGTGTAGGTGCACACGGTGTTATTATTCCTAAAAGAAATTCAGTGGGTCTTAACAGTGTTGTCGCAAAAACTTCGGCAGGTGCGGTTGAATATACACCTGTTGCAAAGGTTACAAATATCGCTAACACGATTGACAGCCTGAAAGATGAAGGCTTGTGGATTGCAGCGGCCGATATGGACGGTCAGGAAATGTATGATATTGACCTTAAAGGCTCGCTTGGTCTTGTTATAGGCAGTGAGGGCGAGGGCATCAGCAGACTTGTAAGAGAAAAATGCGACTTCATAGCAAGCATACCTATGGCAGGCGAAATTAATTCACTTAATGCGTCGGTTGCGGCAGGTGTTTTGATGTATGAGGCGTTAAGACAAAGAAGAAAGTAA
- a CDS encoding aspartate kinase gives MGLIVQKYGGTSVKDAERVMNVARRITDAYKAGNNVVVAVSAQGDTTDDLIEKAKEINPNASKREMDMLLSTGEQISISLLAMAIEKIGCPVISLTGWQAGVKTDAKYGAARISTIDTERLQAELDKKNIVIVAGFQGINKYDDITTLGRGGSDTSAVALAAALHADVCEIYTDVDGVYTADPRFVKNAYKLDDISYDEMLELASLGANVLHNRSVEMAKKYGVKLSVRSSLNNNEGTYVKEVEQVEKMLVRGVTRDNDVARIALCGVEDTPGKAFSVFRMLAKHGISVDLIIQSIGNGEKKDISFTVTEEDLQPVLDLLEENKAIVKADEVKWTKDVSKVSIVGAGMVNNSGVAATMFEALYDAHININMIATSEIKISVLVDRKDAEAAVVAIHDKFLLK, from the coding sequence ATGGGACTTATTGTTCAAAAGTATGGCGGTACTTCCGTTAAAGACGCTGAAAGAGTAATGAACGTCGCAAGACGTATTACAGACGCGTATAAAGCAGGTAACAATGTGGTTGTTGCAGTTTCGGCACAGGGTGATACAACCGATGACCTTATCGAAAAGGCTAAGGAAATCAACCCAAATGCCTCAAAGCGTGAAATGGATATGTTGCTTTCAACAGGTGAGCAAATTTCAATTTCTTTGCTTGCAATGGCGATAGAAAAAATCGGTTGTCCGGTTATTTCTCTTACAGGCTGGCAGGCAGGTGTTAAGACTGACGCTAAATACGGTGCTGCAAGAATAAGCACAATAGATACAGAAAGATTACAAGCTGAGCTTGATAAGAAGAACATTGTAATCGTTGCAGGTTTCCAAGGTATAAACAAGTATGACGATATAACAACTTTGGGACGCGGCGGAAGTGATACATCAGCCGTTGCATTGGCTGCCGCACTTCACGCAGATGTCTGCGAAATATACACAGACGTTGACGGTGTATATACGGCAGATCCGAGATTTGTAAAGAATGCGTATAAGCTTGATGATATTTCATATGATGAAATGCTTGAGCTTGCGTCACTTGGTGCAAACGTACTTCACAACAGAAGTGTTGAAATGGCAAAGAAGTACGGGGTTAAGCTTTCAGTCAGATCAAGTCTGAATAACAATGAAGGCACATATGTTAAGGAGGTAGAACAAGTGGAAAAGATGCTCGTTAGAGGTGTAACAAGAGATAATGATGTTGCGAGAATTGCTCTTTGCGGTGTAGAGGATACTCCGGGAAAGGCTTTCTCAGTATTCCGTATGCTTGCTAAGCACGGAATAAGCGTTGACTTAATCATTCAGTCAATCGGTAACGGTGAAAAGAAAGACATTAGCTTTACTGTTACGGAAGAAGATTTACAGCCTGTACTTGACCTTCTTGAAGAAAACAAGGCAATCGTTAAGGCTGACGAAGTTAAATGGACAAAGGACGTTTCAAAGGTTTCTATTGTCGGTGCGGGAATGGTTAATAACTCAGGCGTTGCCGCTACAATGTTTGAGGCTCTTTACGATGCACACATCAACATCAATATGATTGCTACATCGGAAATCAAGATTTCTGTTCTTGTTGACAGAAAAGATGCTGAAGCGGCTGTTGTTGCAATTCATGATAAATTTTTGTTGAAATAA